The following coding sequences are from one Schizosaccharomyces osmophilus chromosome 1, complete sequence window:
- the tad3 gene encoding tRNA specific adenosine deaminase subunit Tad3: MASIDGRLSGIYCKTFGDNTLYDLMEKSISTRSQQGETNIDEQHWPFKLVKSHLELRPLETENVWIARLKPQFASKTTEYVKKIRSKQKEALLHCARLRRIQKENEPLELEIILCPVLAMTQSQIEKDLQELEIDAKVYILPVPSHAPLTLEQYKEWNPIWPVFYRRHTERQDIFTNRELEVIDGVLNDLIQAAFVSQSKGQIGCAAAVYDHTSRTVLSVSIDERNASRNPVDHCAMRAINLVAAGERERRKLPHESSEERYLCRGLTVLMTHEPCVMCSMALLHSRIFRLIYCQQQSLTGGIESLYGIHWRAELNHRYLAYSGWEKEVPELEGNVHV, translated from the exons ATGGCTTCCATTGATGGAAGGCTTTCTGGTATCTATTGTAAAACATTCGGCGA CAACACTTTATACGATTTGATGGAGAAGTCAATTTCAACAAGAAGTCAACAAGGGGAGACTAATATTGATGAACAGCACTGGCCTTTTAAACTAGTAAAATCGCATCTCGAATTAAGGCCTTTAGAAACAG AAAATGTTTGGATTGCTCGTCTAAAGCCGCAATTTGCCTCAAAAACAACGGAATatgtcaaaaaaataaggtccaaacaaaaggaagCCCTACTACATTGTGCTAGACTTCGAagaatacaaaaggaaaacgagCCTTTGGAACTAGAAATTATACTATGTCCAGTGTTGGCAATGACACAAAGCCAGATAGAAAAAGACTTACAAGAATTAGAAATTGATGCAAAAGTCTATATTCTTCCCGTTCCTTCTCATGCACCTTTAACTTTGGAACAGTATAAGGAATGGAATCCAATATGGCCCGTTTTCTACAGAAGGCATACTGAGCGACAGGatatttttacaaataGAGAATTGGAAGTGATTGATGGAGTTTTGAACGACTTGATTCAAGCAGCCTTTGTGTCACAATCCAAGGGACAAATCGGCTGTGCTGCAGCGGTTTACGATCATACTTCACGCACAGTTCTTTCAGTTTCTATAGATGAACGAAATGCATCACGGAATCCAGTCGACCATTGTGCCATGAGGGCAATTAACTTGGTAGCAGCAGGTGAACGGGAACGCCGGAAACTTCCACACGAATCATCTGAAGAAAGATACTTATGTCGTGGCTTAACGGTTTTAATGACTCATGAGCCCTGCGTTATGTGTAGTATGGCTTTATTACATTCTCGCATATTTCGTTTAATCTATTGTCAGCAACAATCATTAACCGGGGGAATTGAGTCTTTATATGGAATTCATTGGAGAGCTGAACTAAATCATCGGTATCTAGCCTACAGTGGATGGGAAAAAGAGGTTCCGGAATTGGAAGGGAATGTACATGTATAA